The Pseudorca crassidens isolate mPseCra1 chromosome 3, mPseCra1.hap1, whole genome shotgun sequence genome includes the window GCGCCGAGTTGCTGTAGGACATGCAATGCGCCCAGATCTTGAGCGCGTAAGCTGCGTAGCTGCGCGGATGCCAGGCGCCCGCCGGGCCTAGCGCCTGCAGCACCAGGAACAGCTGGATGGGGCCCCAGCAGGCGGCGAAGAGCAAGACCACGGCCGCCACCAGCCGCGAGACCTTGGCCCGCACAGCGCCCGCTCGCTCCGCCAGCAGCTGcccctggggagggggggagggggtatGAGAGAAGGCGAAGGACCGGCAGGGGCGACACCCAGGGCTCTCCGCTACTTGACCCTCTTAAATTCCGCCCCCCCGCGCCACCCTCCTCAGATGCACCTCACTCCCCCCTACTGTGccatccccccatcccctgcccgGCCGCGCCCCCATCCACCCAGCCGCGCACCTGCAGGGCGCTGTCGCCGGGCGCGGGGCGCACGGCGGACCGGCCCAGGTGGCGCAGCATGGCCCCGTAGCAGGCGCAGGTGGCGACCAGCGGCAGCAGGTAGAGCGCCAGCAGGTTGTACAGCGCGAAGGCGCGCTCGAAGGAGCGGCTGGGGAAAGCCTCGCTGCAGTAGGTGCGCGGTCCGGGCGAGAGGCGATGTAGGGCGAGAACCGGCGCGGACACGGCCGCGGAGCCTGCATCACAGGCCCGGCTGAAGACCTGGCCCAGGGGACGAGGGGCGCGAGGGGGCCCGGGCCCTGGTCTCCGCGGTGCCTCTAACcccggttagggttagggttagggcaacGGACATTGAGCGCCTCCTAGGCGCGCGTCTGCCCGGGTCCGCGCCCTCACTAGCCCTCGCAGGGAATGCCATTGCGTCCATTTCCCGGATGAAGGAGCGAGGTCCGGGGAGAagcagtgagtgtgtgtgtggagtgtgaGCCCAGGGCACGAAAACTTGTCCCCCCTACCCCGTGCGGCCTCCGCGCTGCACTCACCCGCCCAGATACTGAGGCTGACAGCCAGCGCCAGGTGGGGCGTGCGGCGGTGCAGGGCGCGCAGCGGGAACACAGTCACGTACCAGCGGTCCACGCTCATGGCGGTCAGGGTGGCGCACGTGGCCTGCACCGAGACCTGGGAGGGACGGGAGCCCAGCGTGTGGCCCCCTGCCTGGTCTGGACCTTTTCCTGTCTGCGCCCTCCTTGCGGGTCCCCCACCGTCCAGCCACTCGAATACAGGCAGGACCTGTCCCGGGAGGGTCTCCAGGGCCCACAAGTtgaaggggcaggagaggaggggctgTCAGAGAGGAGCccagggtggtgggggagggcggAGTCATTAGGGGTAGGCTGAGGCCCCCAAGACTGAGACCAGGAGAGGCAGATGCATCCTAGGATCCCGAGACGGGTGGGGCAAGAAGTAGCAGGGCTCCGAGCGCCCGCCACCCCACTCCCCGCCCAACCCCCATTGTCCcccgtcttcctccctcccacccagtcCAGGCTCCAcctgctccagccccacccacccacccccagactCTGTCCCCGCCCCGCCCACCTCCACGCCCCGCCCACACCGACTCCTCCCCCTGGCTCGCgaaccccttcccccagcccgcTTGCCCCCAGCCCACGCACCTGCTGGATGTAGTTGAGGAACTTGCACATGAAGTCGCCCAGCACCCAGGCGGGCAGCGGGTAGAGCAGAGCGGTGAAGGGCACGCAGCACAGCAGGAACGTCAAGTCTGTGACTGCCAGGTTGGCTGCAGGCGGGGGACGCGCGGGTGCTAGATGTGGGGTGCATCTGCCTAGCCGCCCCAGCGCCCTGGCCCAGCCCACTGGGCCTCGCCTTTGTCCCAGTGACCAGCAGGGTGGCTCGCGAGGCCCCCAGAGAGGTCCCAATATCCGTGGGCAGAGAAGTTGGGGCACCCTCCTCTCACCCTTTTATATTTCATACACCCCCCCAGCAGGGGCTTCATAGCTGTTCAAGCAGCAATGGACCCTGCTCACCCCTGTGGGGGTTGCGAGTAGGCCCccgcccctctgagcctcagttttcttacctgaaaATTGGGTAGAGTGGTGTTGCCCAACAGCCAACATAGAATGGAGAACACTGACTGAGTACTCAGCCGGGTAGGGCACCCCCATCACACAAATGTGTAAACTGAGCCTCTGGGGCAGAGGGCGCAAAGTGGGGGCCCGCGGGCCACGCGGTCTTTCCCCCACTCCTTTTATTCATCGGACACCATGTTATAAGAACCACATTTCAATCGGACATCTTCCTTGAGTGGCATGGCCAGCGCTCCATGGGCCACACTCTCCAACCTCCCTTTTAACTACTCCGGCCACCGTGGAACCCTCCAACGCCAGAGTTTGCGACCTCCAGCTTAAGGTACAGGGACAATAGGGAAAGGACAGGGAGCCCTGCAGGGGAGAGATCCCTATCTAAGAGGACTCCGACGCACCGCTAGGGGCGCCCCTGGCCACTCCGCCCTCGTGGCGACCCCCGGAATGGCCCGCAGGCACCGCGCGGCGCCTGGGCGCTCACCGATGTAGAAGTTGGTCACCGTCCGCATCTGCTTCTGGCGGCAGATGACGAAGATGACAAGCGAGTTCCCTGCCAGGCCCAGCAGCATCAGCGCGCCAAAGAAGAGCGGCACTAGCCAGGCGTCCACGGGCCACGGCGCCGGGGCCGGGCCGTCCGAGTCGTTGGCGCCACAGCCGGGACAGCTGGATGCGTTGGCCAGCGCCCACCAGGACGCGTTGGGCCCGGACGTGGCCAAGGAGCGCATTGCCGCCCTCTTCCTCCCAGCCACCCTCTGGGATTGCGCCCAGGGATGGGGCAGTGACTCTCCTCCCGGCTGCCCTCCTGGGATGCGCCACAAGGTCTGGAGCGCGGCTTCGCTGGACTCCGTGGATTCTCCGCTGGCGCTCAGCCGCCGCGCGTTTATACCCCGCATCCCACCGTGTCCCCGCCTTCCCGCCTCTCCTGCAGCCGCTGGCCACTCCTGTGCGGCCTGCGGTTCACCAGCGCAGCACCCTTCTCTCCcattccctcccccccccccaccttgggGGTCAGGATAAGAGCACAGGAGgggggaggctggaggaggggcttGGGGCGGAGCAGGGGTGAGGTAGGCTTCCCACAGGCTGCTGTGGACCCGGGAAGGACCGATCCTACcccaggggagggaagggtagAGACCCACCAGCAGGAAAAGCAGGGGGACAAAGCTACAGAGTCTAGGGAATGAGGCAGAGGCCATGACTTTGACCTTCCATGGGGCTGGGGCTCCCGGTGGGTGGGCCCCACCTGGCGGTGAGGTCAGCCCTCAGAGGTCCTCCGTATCTGCTGCCAGGGTTTGCCCCAGGACACTGGCGAGCCATGGAGGTTCAGGGCAACAGAAGGATGCCCGGGATCTTGTGGTTAGAAGATGCCTGTTCTTAacctcaaacaaaacaaaagaagaacaaaaaaggaacCAAAACTCAACCTCCCCAGGACTTTGCTGCGAATCAGACCCCTTGAGAGTGTCCACCTCCCACCTAACGGGCACTGATTGGCAGATACCAGCACGGGGACACAGACACCTGTGCTGCTGGTAGTGGGAACCAGGTGGAGGGAAGTTTATAAAGGATAATGTTGATCCCCAAACCCACACCCAGAAATGTACCCCAGATACTAGCCTGTGAGGCACGAAACAGGGCACTGGGATGTTCTAAGtagcaaaagaaaagatgatGCCGTCTGTGTAAAAAAGActaaaagggggaaaagaaatgaataaatatgcgTGGGCATCAAAGGGCATCACATATCTCCAGAAGGAAGTACTAGGAGCCTGGGGGGGAGACAGGCTTCGACATCATTCTTGACAATGGcctaaaaattcagaaaaggaaaaaaaagtcccttTGGGGTGGTAATGAGGGCCAGGTTAGCATGAGGAGACCCAGGGATACTCCACGGGCATGGAGGAACTGTCCTGGGGAGACTGCTGAGTTGAGTGGGCCTGGGAGAGAACTCAGCAGGGGGCTGGACCTTGGAGGGGGCctcgacgggggtgggggggggttggCAGCAACAGCTCATGGACTGGCCCAGGGTCTGGGAGGGTGTTAGGAAGGTGACGACAGGgacttggcagtccagtggttaagacttcccgcttccactgcaggggacacaggttcgatgtCGGGtcggggatcccacatgccaggctgcgaggccaggaaaaaaaaagaaggcgaGGACAGGAATGAGTGAGGCCCCAGAATCACGGCAAGGCCCAGGCTGCGTCCTGTAGAGTTAGCACATCTGTGGAGCAGCTGGTCATCATGGGCCAGAGCCGCAGACCAAACATCCTGGCCCCCAGATCCCCCGCCCAAGCACTCCCCCCAGAGGTACCATCTCCCAAGTTGTATCACCttgattttttcatatttatctacATGAGGTCACACACTGTGTGCTTTCTTGGGTCTTGTAATagttcctcctcctttttctttttttattttatcccctCTTGCTCTTTATACGTTAAAGCAATCGGGTTGTTTGTCCCGTACAATTTCCACCAGGCTGGATCTGGGGGTTGCATCCCTGTGGTGTCTCTTATCGTGGTCCTagttccccatttttcttttttttaatttacttatttatttatttagttttggctgcgttgggtctttgttgctgcacgcgggctttctctacttgcggcgagcggggggctactcttagttgcggcgcgcgtgcttctcactgcggtggcttctcttgttgtggagcacaggctataggcgcacgggcttcagtagttgtggcacacaggctcagtagttgtggcacacgggcttagttgctccacggcatgtgggatcttcccggtccagggctcgaacccatgtcctctgcattggcaggcggattcttagccaccgcgccacctgggaagtcctccccccccccccccccacttttctTGTAGAATGAAGGGTGGATTCTAGATTCTAGAGCAGGTTTAATTCTCTGTTCTTAACTCTCGGGTCAAAAACCAGGTCTGTCATCAaagggcccccccacccccgtctcatCGGTCTGTCCCTTCTCCTCCACCTCTATTCTGCTCCTCCCCCCTTCACCTAGTACCCTGCTGTAGCCATTCTGgatgccccagggcctttgcactgactgttccctctgcctggcataCCCCTCCCACTTTTGCAGGCTGCCAGTCCTCTTTCCAAAGGTCTCCACTTCCCTAGCCCAGGGCGGGGAGGTCCTGTTCGATCACTGCTGGATGCGGAAAGCACAGCCCCCACCCCAAGGACTGTGAgcatttgctaaatgaataaacTCTAAAAGTCAGAAGGAGGTGGGGTTagctttgttctatttttagagAAGAGTAGATTGAGGCACCCAGCCAGGACTCCAGAGGCTGCACTTTACAGAGGACAGGGAGGGGTCTGGTGGAAGGAAAGCCCTGTTGGTGCCGGGTGGGGGTAGCATGGGTCATTTCATCTGTCCAACCCTCTGAAAAGGACGTccgcttccttcctccttccccaggacTCAATTTCGCCATCTGTCCCCCTAGGGCTGGGTGCCGTGCCCACAGCCCCGCCTGGGCGCAGGACAGGCGCGGTCTTCTGCCCCGGTTTCCCCGGGGCTGGGTGCCGCCCCCTCAGTGTCCCCGTCCGTGCCTCGGGGTTGGGTGTCCCCGGCCCGCAGCTCGGGCTCGGCCGGGACGTGGCCGCGACTCCACCAGGCGCGTCCAGCCTCCAggctccgccccgccccgcctccgGCCTCCCGTCACTTCCTGCCCGGCCCAGAGAAGGCCCTGCCGGGCGGCGGCGACAACAGCAGCGGCGTGCAAGCTATGGTGGCGCTGGAGAACCCGGAGGGCGGCccggaggaggcggcggcggcggcggcgggggtcGCCCCGGGCGGGCGGCGGACGCTGTGAGCGCGGCCGGCGGGCGGGCGCGGCGCGCTTCCGGGCTCCGGGGTCCCCTCCTCTTACCCCCTCCCGGGCTGCAGCCcccggcccgccccgccccctttcCTGGGGGGTACCCCACTCGGGTggagcggggtggtggtgggcttTGTTGTCAGTGGGTGTTTCCCGGGGAAACCCCATCCCCGTACTTCCGGGCCTTTGCCGGGGCGCAGGGGGCACCCCCGTGTCCGCGTGTGCAGACCCCCGGCGCCCGAGCTTCGGGGGTCCCGGGCGCCGCGTCGGGTGAGGCGGTGCCGCTGCGCGCGGTGTACCCGGAATCCGCGCTGGTGGtgttctaggtatttacccattTGCGGCTGTTCCTGTCCCCCAGCTGGGGATTTACCCCCCAGCCAGTCCTGTGTATCCGGCGGGGTTGTGAGCCCCCCACTTCCCGGTGGACGCGCTCTTTGTTTTTCTCCGGGTAAATACCCAAATGAATGGGGGGCTTACAGACCCGGGCCAACACGAGCCTGTGTGTCCTGGGACGTGGACTGGAGGCAGGTGGGCGGCCCCATATGGGtatgcccccctcccccaggttcGCAGGTCTCTTTCTAACCCGAGTGTTGGTGCAGAAACCCAGGTGGTCCACCCTGGCTGCTGGGGTTTCATTTCTGCTTCTTCGTGTGCCCTTCCTAGTGGCCCCGGGCGGGCTGTTACCCCTTcggtgcctcggtttccccatctgtaaaatgaaataacagCGGTCCTCTATTTAAGGGGCTGGGGTCAGTGACCCTGCACTTGGAGGTGCCCAGCAAAGCGGAGGGTCCATTCtttaataattatcttaaatagtTCACTATTGTaggtgttttgttattttaaaataattttctcattttggtattttgtgattgctttattattattatatttgttattactttattgttattattacccaGAAGCTGTACTGGTCTCTACAGATGTGGTTATTTAAGGGGCCTTAACCCACTCGAAGTGGGTATTTACCTGCCAGGTGGGTCCCTCCaacctgcccccatcccccctcACCTCCATTCCCGGGGCGGGAGAGGAGGGCTGCTGCTCCTTCTGTCTGCCCATCCCAGCCTGAGTCACCTCCGCTCTGAGCCCTCCTTGGTTTCCTGCTAGAGAAAGTAGGTTCCTCTTTGGCCtgttcctgggggaggggcaggtgccAGAGAGAGGGTGTGTTTGCCTAGGGGAGTGGGTGTTAAAGGCCCCATCTCAAAACCCTCAGGGAGAATTGGGGGAGGCAAAGGAACCTGTCCTCCCCAAACCCAACCTGACTTAGCAGCTGTTTCCACTGTCAGGCCTGTCCACCCCTGTTGGACGCTGGCCCCTGCCATGGTGCAGACATTTCCCAAGGCCTGCTGGGTCCAGGAAGCCTCACGTGCCCCATCTGGGtggtcagtttccccatctgtaaagtggtctCTTTGGGTGGCTGGGGAAGCAGATGAACTGGCCCTTGGGTGAGTGTGTAAACAGAAGTTCgggtattcattcaacaaacagctATTGAGCACGTGCTGtgggccaggtgctggggacacaggagcAGCCAAGAGGGACCTTGTCCTTATTGTGCGAGTTAGTGAAGGAGGTGAGAATTCAGGAGTAAACAAGTATGAGGACGGGCTGGTTTCTGATGCTAACCGGTGAAGCCGGAAACGGGGCTGATTGGGCtagttggggggtggggcagtTTCTCCCAGGAGGTAACTTTTGAGCTGGGACCAGAAGGAGCCAGAGAAAGGGTTCTTCAGGCAGGAGGCTGAGCACATGCAAAGGGCCTGAGGCGGGCTGTTCCAGGTCAGCTTGCGATGCAGTAAAAGGGCCCTGTACCTGGAGCAGGGGCAATGAGGCGGAGAGAGATGGGTGTTGATGTTCTGATGTGgatgtatattatataaagtTTATGCTgtcctccacccctcctccccagcgTTCATTACAAATCTGCTGCCCGCTCCGCCTGCCCACTCTGTGGCACCAGGCTCCTGCTGGAATCTCCTGGAATCAGAGAGGGTAGTGAGGCCCCAGGAGGCCGTGGGACCAGGCAGCAGACCTGCAATGCCAGGCCGGGGAGAGGCTGGGCCTTGTCCTGAGGGTGCTGGGGAGCCACAGGTGATGGTGGAGCAGGTCAGGGAGCAGCTGGATCTTTAGTCCAGTGGGCTGTGGTCTGAGGGGTCCAGCGAGACCTGAGTTTGAGCCCCTCTGACCACTGTGGCcccagagggaagcaggaggcTGGATGGTTCAGGGGAGTGGTCCTGTTCAGACCAGGTTCGAATCCTGGTTCCGCCCCGGGTCCTGAGGTGACAGGGAGCCCCATTTCTTGGAGCCCCATGTCCTGAGGGCCCGAGCTCTCTCACTGAGTCCCACCCTGCTCTGAGGTTCCCCGACAGCTGCCCCCGGATGTGGTCCTGTTATCTGCCCCGCCAGGCCACCGTCCTGGCCTCCGTCCATCTGCGGGGTGGAGACACAGGCCCTGGAGCCACAGCAAGGCCGCAGCTGAATCTggagcttggggtgggggtgcCTGGGCCTCAGGAAGATTGCGTCCAGCCTCAGAATTGTGGGCTCTGTACTGACTTGAGTTGCCCTGCCCTGTCCCAGCTGCCCTCTTGGCAGCTGTGGGGTCTCGGGATAATGACTTTGCTCCTCGGTTTGCCAATCTGTATAACGGGCATCAGAACAATAGTACTTGCCTCCTGGGGTGATGGTGAAGGCAATCGCTTAACCAGGCTGTGATCAATGGTGTGGCCCACGGGGTGAGCTCCCAGCCACAGGAGGAAACCAAACAGGTGGCAGCTTGGGGAAAGGTGTGTGTCCTGGTTCCTCTTGGCTCTGAGTGCCCCCTCCCAGACCAGCAGGGGCCATCGCTATCCCCACTTTGCAGAGAAAGAGCTGAGGCTCCAGGTCACACAGTGAAGCATCCGTCgtagctgggattcaaactcagggctGAGCTTCCAGGCTCTACCCCTGCCTGCGtgtctcctaatttttttttttttttccttggctgcactacgcagcttgtgggatcttctttccccgaccagggattgaaccctggccccggCAGTGAAAACGCCGAATTCTAACCACCGGTTGTGTGTCTCCTATTGTGCCTGCATGAGTTTACCCATCAGATAATTTTTCATAGATTTTTGCCTGAAGTGTCATCCGTGGAGCCTACCCCACCCCAACCTAAGACAGGGCTGAGGCTCATCAGCCTATTTGCTTCGTGATCAAGATGTAACAGCCTTTCTGGCCAGGGCTAAAAACTTAAGGCTGGGGACTCTTTACATATGTATAGACCTTGGTGAGTGTGGGCTTCAATCCTAACTTCTTTGAGGCACCTTGTCCCACTGTCCTAGGGCTTCATGGCATTTTCTAGCGCCTGTTTGTGGGGCAGGGGTCATGCTTCTCTGTTTAATTTGTGTCTTGGGAACTTTGAACACTAGGAAAGTTTGGGTGGAATTCTGGACTCTGGTTTCTACTCAGTCTTGGAATCGTGAGATTTTGCTGGAGACCTGATTGGGCAGTTatttttttgagcatctactgtatgccaggcaggGCTACAGTGGACACCAAACTCTGCCCGCGTGGAGATCACGgtgggtggtgggcagggtggTGGTAGAACGTGTGGCCATCAGGAGAACAGAGCAGTGAGGGGGCGGGTCCCCCTGAGGAGGTTTGAGCAGAGGCCAAAAGGAGATGGGAGTGAGCCATTCGGAGCCTGGGGTGTGGGCACCGGGCGGAGGCACAGCTGGTGCAGAGGCCCAGAGGCCGGGCTGCCTGGCGGGTTGGAGCGGAGGcgcagggggaggaggagggggaatccTGGCACCCTAGACCCTCTTAGGCTGAGTCCACCACCGGCTCCCCAGCGTGAGGGTTTCTGAGCCGGGTGGGACCCTCCTCTCAGCCTGTGGTCAGGGGCTGACCAGGGAGGAGGCCCTGCAGCTTCTTGCCCGGAAGTTTCCATTCAAtatccccccctccctcccgcgtGGCCGTCTGCTGCCTGGCCCTCGGGTCCCCAGCGGGAGGCCCGCTAATCCACCTCCAGGATTAGTGctccgggtgggggtggggggaaccacTCTGTCCACCTCCCCCATCCAGCAAGGGGGCCCCTGGGGCATGAGTCAGGTGGGCCGGGGCATCACCTTAGCGCCTGGGGGCCGTTTTCTGGGTTATCTTCTGTTGGAAGCgtggggttgggggtgaggggaCGCTGCATCAAATGAAGTCTCGGGAATCTCCCAGAGGAGGGAGACTCGGCCTCACCGGCTCGCAGCTCAGACCTGGAAGCCTGGGGGCGTGGGCAGCAGCTCTCTTGGCCTCCCACCCAATGTGTGGCTCCCCTTCTCTGACCCTCGGTTTACTAACCTGTCCTCAACGGTCCCTGCTTCCCGGGTGATGTGACGATGAGACACAGTGACATTTTAAGGGCTGCACATGTGATAGGGGGTGAGCTTCCCATTGTGGAGGGAAACCAAGCAGGGGATGGCTGTGAGAGAGTGGCGATGGTAGGGTTGTGCCTGGGCGTCCTGGTCTGTCTTGGCCCTGAGGACTGCCCCCTCACACCTGGCCCACAGGCCCCTTCCGGGCTGCCTGCCCGCTCTAGCCAGCTCCCAGGTGAAGAGGCTCTCGGCCTCCAAGCGGAAGCAACACTTCATCAACCAGGCTGTGCGGAACTCAGACCTCGTGCCCAAGGCCAAGGGACGGAAGAGCCTCCAGCGCCTGGAGAACAGTGAGCAAGGGTCGATGGGCGCCTCCTGGGGGCTCCTAGGCCTCAGACAGCAATGGTGTGCATGTTCTGTTATCTGAGCCTGGCCCTGAGCTGGATGAGAGGGAGCTCTGGGCATTGGAGCTGGGGCTTTAAAGGGGGTGTAGGAGTTCAACAAGCCAAGCCAGGACTAGGTAGGaggagttctggaggctggatcgTTCCTGTGCCTTCTGGGAAAGACAGCTGGAGCgtggaggaggggaggctggTGAGAGTAAAGGCCCTAAATATAGAGGTGTGGGGGAGGAAACATGGTCCTCTGGACCCCGTGGAGCCtggcgggcgggggtgggggggactcgGGGGGCGGCCTGAATGCAACCCCCAGCCCAGAGACCGTCTGTTTCCATCTAGCCCAGTACCTCCTGACCCTGCTGGAGACAGACGGAGGCACACCTGGCCTGGAGGATGGGGACCTGGCGCCCCCCGCAGCACCCAGCATCTTTGCAGAGGCCTGCAGCAACGAGACCTATGTCGAGGTGGGGCCCAGTATCCTGCCCTGGGTTCCCCCGCCCACCACCAGGCACTGCCTATGCTGGACCCTGTGCCAGGAGCACCCATCCCCTCCCTGGTCCCCTGATGAATACCCTGGGTCTCCCTCCAGTGACCTGAAACCCACCCACCCCAGAACCTTCCAGCACCCGTGGTTCATCTGCTTATCACACTTGGAATTACTGATGGGATTGGGGGTGTGTTTGGTTCATTTCGATTCCCTGCCCCACACAGGTGGGTCCGCAAGTGCCCCACGAACTCCTGGCCGGCCCGGTGGTCACATGTGTGCACAAGGAGTATTTCTGTGCACTTGTGGCCCCCCCAGTGTGCATTAgccaaatggggaaactgaggctcgggggcTTGCAGTCATTAGTAAGGGCCTGCTGCCTCTCTTCCAGGTCTGGAACGACTTCATGAACCGCTCTGGGGAGGAGCAGGAGCGGGTTCTCCGCTACCTGGAGAACGAGGGCAGGAGCAAGGCGCGGAGGAGGGGCCGCGGGGAAGACAGGCGGAGAGGTGGGCCTgggtcggggggtggggagggcggggtcagggcaggtggggaggagCCTGGCGTGTGGGCGGGGCCTGCGGCtcactcccacctctgccccactGCGTGGACTCTTGCAGAGGACCCGGCCTACACGCCCCGCGAGTGCTTCCAGCGTATCAGCCGGCGTCTACGAGCCGTTCTCAAGCGGAGCCGTATTCCCATGGTGAGTACCAAGCCTGGCCTTGGCCTTGTCTCTTTCCACTTGCTTGGTCTCTTTTGAAGGCCCTTTTTCTCAGCTTCTCAATCAGGGGCGGGGTGAGGGGAGACCAGTAACCCAGTGAACGTGGTGTGATGGAGCAGACAGGGCAGGATATAGACTAGTGAGATCCGAGTGCAGGACCCAGGTCTGGGCAAGGGTTCTCCTTGAGGGTGAGAAGGGCAGGGGCAATGAaggtgggttttgaaggatgtgtAGGAGTTCACCAGGCCAAAGACTCAGAGATTCAAAGATTTGGATGTGTCTTGAGTGCCTGGTATCCTTGGAAACGGTTAAGTAGCCTCATGTAGTGAATCAGAGGCCACATTTGAACCCAGGGCTTTGGGCTCCAGAGGCTGTCATGGATGTGGGGGGCCTGGACATCTTGGCTAGGGTGCCACAGTCGGCCTGACCCCTGGGCCTGCCTCTCCTGCAGGAAATGCTGGAGACCTGGGAGGAGCGGCTGCTGAGGTTCTTCTCTGTGTCCCCCCAGGCCGTGTACACGGCCATGCTGGACAACAGGTgactgggtgggtgggggtgggcgccGTGAGCTACCCCGGTGTCTGGCTCTGGCCACTCAGCATCCATTC containing:
- the R3HDM4 gene encoding R3H domain-containing protein 4 isoform X3 — encoded protein: MYRPWPLPGCLPALASSQVKRLSASKRKQHFINQAVRNSDLVPKAKGRKSLQRLENKTVCFHLAQYLLTLLETDGGTPGLEDGDLAPPAAPSIFAEACSNETYVEVWNDFMNRSGEEQERVLRYLENEGRSKARRRGRGEDRRREDPAYTPRECFQRISRRLRAVLKRSRIPMEMLETWEERLLRFFSVSPQAVYTAMLDNSFERLLLHAICQYMDLISASDDLEGKRQMKVSNRHLDFLPPGLLLSAYLEQRS
- the KISS1R gene encoding kiSS-1 receptor — its product is MRSLATSGPNASWWALANASSCPGCGANDSDGPAPAPWPVDAWLVPLFFGALMLLGLAGNSLVIFVICRQKQMRTVTNFYIANLAVTDLTFLLCCVPFTALLYPLPAWVLGDFMCKFLNYIQQVSVQATCATLTAMSVDRWYVTVFPLRALHRRTPHLALAVSLSIWAGSAAVSAPVLALHRLSPGPRTYCSEAFPSRSFERAFALYNLLALYLLPLVATCACYGAMLRHLGRSAVRPAPGDSALQGQLLAERAGAVRAKVSRLVAAVVLLFAACWGPIQLFLVLQALGPAGAWHPRSYAAYALKIWAHCMSYSNSALNPLLYAFLGSHFRQAFRRVCPCAPRRPRRSGPSDPAAPQTELHRLTAHQAPARPPKPGSGGLGPRRLCVLREHAAPL
- the R3HDM4 gene encoding R3H domain-containing protein 4 isoform X1 produces the protein MVALENPEGGPEEAAAAAAGVAPGGRRTLPLPGCLPALASSQVKRLSASKRKQHFINQAVRNSDLVPKAKGRKSLQRLENKTVCFHLAQYLLTLLETDGGTPGLEDGDLAPPAAPSIFAEACSNETYVEVWNDFMNRSGEEQERVLRYLENEGRSKARRRGRGEDRRREDPAYTPRECFQRISRRLRAVLKRSRIPMEMLETWEERLLRFFSVSPQAVYTAMLDNSFERLLLHAICQYMDLISASDDLEGKRQMKVSNRHLDFLPPGLLLSAYLEQRS
- the R3HDM4 gene encoding R3H domain-containing protein 4 isoform X2, with protein sequence MVALENPEGGPEEAAAAAAGVAPGGRRTLPLPGCLPALASSQVKRLSASKRKQHFINQAVRNSDLVPKAKGRKSLQRLENTQYLLTLLETDGGTPGLEDGDLAPPAAPSIFAEACSNETYVEVWNDFMNRSGEEQERVLRYLENEGRSKARRRGRGEDRRREDPAYTPRECFQRISRRLRAVLKRSRIPMEMLETWEERLLRFFSVSPQAVYTAMLDNSFERLLLHAICQYMDLISASDDLEGKRQMKVSNRHLDFLPPGLLLSAYLEQRS
- the R3HDM4 gene encoding R3H domain-containing protein 4 isoform X4, whose product is MVALENPEGGPEEAAAAAAGVAPGGRRTLPLPGCLPALASSQVKRLSASKRKQHFINQAVRNSDLVPKAKGRKSLQRLENKTVCFHLAQYLLTLLETDGGTPGLEDGDLAPPAAPSIFAEACSNETYVEVWNDFMNRSGEEQERVLRYLENEGRSKARRRGRGEDRRREDPAYTPRECFQRISRRLRAVLKRSRIPMEMLETWEERLLRFFSVSPQAVYTAMLDNR